A part of Chanos chanos chromosome 9, fChaCha1.1, whole genome shotgun sequence genomic DNA contains:
- the tmem59l gene encoding transmembrane protein 59-like, which produces MHQFGGRVCGFSAVVSLILVALAAASSDLFDNQLGDINYCKKQCQITIKNKSPAKDSIMNACHRGCRLYSICQFVNGNAGFNTSKEECQGACQEAYSRLLEQEACSTGCLNQPAESEIKRRKLKALTHRPKPVSVMEAVSSWCNDIVSSAQSLISSSWTFYLQADDGKVVVFQSQPEIEFSLPELQAPRSSVADKPWPPVNSHTQRPHAGVRSHGEKNTARGGGAGKGKRSGQHADDPTAEHDFLGCMSRRSGLPRWILAACLFLSIMMMLWLSCASLVTAPEQHVKNQLSINGDKEFLDDVQKVNPYHLPPVIAVAIGQSGEDKVAGPLPVKVDLSKTSI; this is translated from the exons ATGCATCAGTTCGGCGGCAGGGTGTGTGGCTTCTCCGCGGTGGTCTCGCTGATCCTGGTGGCGTTGGCAGCAGCATCCTCTGATTTGTTTGACAACCAACTTGGCGATATCAATTACTGCAAAAAGCAATGCCAGAtcaccatcaaaaacaaaagcccCGCCAAA GACTCGATCATGAACGCGTGTCACCGCGGTTGCCGTCTCTACTCCATATGCCAGTTTGTGAACGGGAACGCCGGCTTCAACACCAGCAAAGAGGAGTGCCAGGGAG cttGCCAGGAGGCCTATAGTCGACTGCTGGAGCAAGAAGCTTGCAGCACTGGCTGTTTGAATCAGCCTGCTGAATCAGAAATCAAAAGGAGGAAG CTGAAGGCTCTGACGCACAGGCCCAAACCGGTCTCGGTGATGGAGGCCGTTTCCAGTTGGTGTAACGACATCGTCAGCTCGGCCCAAAGCCTCATCTCGTCCTCGTGGACGTTCTACCTGCAGGCTGACGACGGAAAGGTGGTGGTGTTCCaa AGTCAACCTGAGATTGAGTTCTCTCTGCCCGAGCTGCAGGCCCCGCGCTCCAGCGTCGCAGACAAGCCCTGGCCGCCAGTCAACTCCCACACGCAGCGTCCACACGCAG GTGTGAGATCGCATGGGGAGAAGAACACGGCCAGAGGCGGAGGAGCAGGAAAAGGGAAACGCTCCGGCCAGCACGCGGACGATCCCACCGCCGAGCATGATTTTCTGGGCTGCATGTCCAG gcggtCAGGGCTGCCACGTTGGATTCTGGCTgcgtgtctttttctctccattatgATGATGTTGTGGTTGAGCTGTGCCAGTCTGGTCACAGCACCAGAGCAACACGTCAAGAATCAG CTGAGTATCAATGGAGACAAGGAGTTCCTGGATGATGTTCAGAAGGTCAACCCCTACCATTTGCCTCCGGTGATTGCTGTAGCAATCGGCCAATCAGGCGAAGACAAGGTGGCGGGTCCGTTGCCAGTCAAAGTTGATCTGAGCAAAACCTCTATCTGA
- the crlf1b gene encoding cytokine receptor-like factor 1b: MNSSHLYAYSDHREENSAWIWNEGESSSRLFFIFSLILLIPQVFSSSTHLAVISPQDPTLPIGSNLTASCTVSAHLGLSASSLYWTLNGRRLPSTMYTILGPTTLTLSLHGLNGSRQRSGDNLVCHRGNGGVLAGSCLYVGMPPEKPVNLSCWSRNTKDLRCSWSPGGQGETFINTRYALKYKLRWYGREKVCEDYSAGPGYSCYIPRDLAIFTPYEIWVEATNQLGSAISDVITLDILDVVTTDPPPNVQVSRVGDLDDLLTVRWGSPPALKDYLFRAKYQIRYRLEGSRDWTVVADVGNQTSCQLAGLRPGTVYFVQVRCNPVGIYGTKKPGIWSEWSHPTAASTPNSEHLCDSKPGEQNSTLRKELKQFFGWMRKHAYGCADVSIKLYDQWRVWLQKAHKKAQPGRYYGAVNHSTQQT, from the exons ATGAACTCTTCTCACTTGTACGCTTATTCGGACCATCGTGAAGAAAACAGCGCTTGGATTTGGAACGAAGGAGAAAGCAGTTCACGgctcttcttcattttttcgCTCATACTTCTGATTCCACAAGTATTCTCCTCATCTACGC acTTGGCTGTGATCTCTCCCCAAGACCCGACACTTCCCATCGGCTCCAATCTGACAGCCTCCTGTACCGTCAGCGCTCATCTCGGCCTGTCGGCCAGCTCTCTGTACTGGACCCTGAACGGCAGACGTTTACCCAGCACCATGTACACCATCCTGGGCCCCACCACACTGACTCTCAGCCTGCACGGGCTCAACGGCTCCCGGCAGCGATCGGGAGACAACCTGGTTTGTCACCGCGGCAACGGCGGAGTGTTGGCGGGATCCTGTCTTTATGTTGGCA TGCCTCCTGAGAAACCAGTGAATCTCTCCTGCTGGTCCCGAAACACCAAAGACTTGCGGTGCAGCTGGAGCCCCGGAGGGCAGGGAGAGACCTTCATTAACACCAGATACGCTCTCAAGTACAAACTGAG gtggtatgggagagagaaagtatgtgaAGATTACAGTGCAGGGCCAGGCTACTCATGCTACATCCCACGGGATTTGGCCATTTTTACGCCGTACGAGATCTGGGTGGAAGCCACCAATCAGCTTGGCTCTGCCATCTCTGATGTCATAACGTTGGATATCCTAGACGTGG TGACCACAGACCCCCCCCCTAACGTCCAGGTAAGCCGTGTGGGGGATTTGGATGACCTCCTGACGGTGCGGTGGGGGAGTCCCCCCGCCCTCAAAGACTACCTCTTCAGGGCCAAATACCAGATCCGTTACAGACTGGAAGGCAGTAGAGACTGGACG GTGGTGGCTGACGTGGGGAACCAGACGTCCTGCCAGCTGGCGGGCCTGAGACCTGGGACGGTATATTTCGTCCAGGTCAGGTGTAACCCCGTGGGAATATACGGCACTAAAAAACCCGGCATCTGGAGCGAGTGGAGCCATCCCACTGCTGCCTCCACGCCCAACAGCG AGCATTTGTGCGACTCTAAACCCGGGGAGCAGAACTCCACGTTGCGCAAGGAGCTGAAGCAGTTTTTCGGGTGGATGCGCAAACACGCTTACGGCTGCGCAGACGTCAGCATCAAGCTTTACGACCAGTGGCGCGTGTGGTTGCAAAAAGCTCACAAGAAAGCACAGCCAGGTCG GTACTACGGAGCGGTAAATCACAGCACGCAGCAAACATGA
- the rex1bd gene encoding required for excision 1-B domain-containing protein, with amino-acid sequence MVMAPSDFKTLVKRFYVLQAERVEAYKLFEEGHEAYLRTGPHYDFQHYRQLVHEITQAFCGISKEVLEIKERLHQDFDRPDLSEHIEKLQTKEKQKLELTAQLQLAKQKAQDHPDDQDCQSKVQEIKHAIIKNREALSEILEDFKYDMEESE; translated from the exons GCTCCCTCAGATTTTAAAACTCTGGTAAAGAGATTCTACGTTCTTCAAGCCGAACGCGTGGAAGCATACAAGCTGTTTGAAGA GGGGCATGAAGCATATTTGAGGACTGGTCCCCACTACGACTTTCAGCACTACCGACAGCTGGTGCATGAGATAACGCAGGCCTTCTGCGGCATCTCCAAAGAAGTGCTGGAGATTAAAGAGCGGCTGCACCAAGATTTTGACCGCCCTGATCTCTCGGAGCATATCGAGAAGCTGCAAaccaaagagaaacaaaaactggAACTG ACAGCGCAGCTGCAGCTGGCCAAACAGAAAGCCCAGGATCACCCAGATGACCAGGACTGCCAGAGCAAGGTTCAGGAGATTAAACATGC CATCATTAAGAATAGGGAGGCTCTGAGTGAAATACTGGAGGACTTTAAGTATGACATGGAGGAGTCAGAGTGA